A DNA window from Acidimicrobiia bacterium contains the following coding sequences:
- the truB gene encoding tRNA pseudouridine(55) synthase TruB translates to MLDGLLVVDKPAGFTSHDVVARIRRIVAQKKVGHAGTLDPDATGVLLVGLGRVTRLLRFLQAESKEYRGTVVFGTATDTLDASGRVVARREMTIDREEIGRAVEALTGDIEQVPPMVSAVQVGGRRLHAIAREGREVDRPARPVTVHRFDIVDLDPGPPPVADIEVECGSGTYVRSLAADLGAALGGPAHLGSLRRTRVGEFTLDDAVTLDTIAADPRASLRPPVDALRHLPRVVVDADGAAHVAVGRPLAVGEWQGTPGDGPVAVLDDCGLLIAVYDVEGDTLRPSVVLK, encoded by the coding sequence GTGCTCGACGGACTCCTGGTTGTCGACAAGCCGGCCGGGTTCACGTCACACGACGTCGTGGCCAGGATCCGTCGGATCGTCGCCCAGAAGAAGGTGGGGCACGCCGGGACCCTCGATCCCGACGCCACGGGCGTGCTCCTCGTCGGGTTGGGGCGGGTCACGCGACTGCTCCGGTTCCTGCAGGCCGAGTCGAAGGAGTACCGCGGGACGGTCGTGTTCGGGACCGCCACCGACACCCTCGACGCCTCGGGACGTGTCGTCGCCCGCCGGGAGATGACGATCGACCGCGAAGAGATCGGGCGTGCAGTGGAGGCGCTCACCGGCGACATCGAACAGGTTCCACCCATGGTGTCGGCCGTCCAGGTCGGCGGCCGACGTCTCCACGCGATCGCCCGGGAGGGTCGTGAGGTCGATCGGCCCGCCCGGCCCGTCACGGTCCACCGCTTCGACATCGTGGATCTCGATCCCGGTCCTCCTCCGGTCGCCGACATCGAGGTCGAGTGCGGGAGCGGGACCTACGTCCGGTCCCTGGCCGCCGATCTCGGCGCGGCGCTCGGAGGCCCTGCCCACCTCGGCTCACTGCGGCGAACGCGCGTCGGCGAGTTCACGCTCGACGACGCCGTCACCCTCGACACCATCGCAGCCGACCCGCGGGCGTCGCTCCGACCGCCGGTGGACGCGCTCCGCCACCTTCCCCGTGTCGTGGTCGATGCAGACGGTGCCGCCCACGTCGCCGTCGGGCGTCCACTCGCCGTGGGTGAGTGGCAGGGCACTCCGGGCGACGGTCCGGTGGCGGTGCTCGATGATTGCGGGTTGCTCATCGCCGTCTACGACGTCGAGGGTGACACACTGCGACCGAGCGTCGTCCTGAAGTAG
- a CDS encoding bifunctional oligoribonuclease/PAP phosphatase NrnA, with the protein MKSDAPGPATIDAALWQVARLMSDAPSVALACHVSPDGDALGSMLGLFHALREAGRTTVASFSEPFVTAPHYRELPGLDLLTPPGDFPDEPELMITFDTGSFSRLGGLESNARNAEKLVVMDHHISNERYGTLNVIDPDAAATGMLVHRLIRLTGLPLNNDAAVCLYAALVCDTGRFQYEATTAETFEVARDLMGFDIPVSRLSRTLFEEHRMAYLKLLGEALGRAELVGDKDFVWTSVSRADRERFGVEFDEIEGLIDILRRTAEARITCVVKEGDDGVQRVSLRAIGDADVHRLAVAEGGGGHRYAAGFSTTDDPETVVARILREL; encoded by the coding sequence ATGAAGTCCGACGCCCCCGGCCCGGCGACGATCGATGCGGCCCTCTGGCAGGTCGCCCGCCTGATGTCCGACGCGCCATCGGTGGCCTTGGCGTGTCATGTGAGCCCCGACGGCGACGCCCTCGGCTCGATGCTCGGCCTCTTCCATGCGCTGCGCGAGGCCGGGCGCACGACCGTGGCTTCGTTCTCGGAACCGTTCGTGACGGCCCCCCACTACCGCGAGCTGCCGGGGCTCGATCTCCTCACCCCGCCCGGCGACTTCCCTGACGAGCCGGAGCTCATGATCACCTTCGACACGGGATCCTTCTCCCGCCTCGGTGGGCTCGAGTCCAACGCCCGCAACGCCGAGAAGCTCGTGGTGATGGACCACCACATCTCGAACGAGCGCTACGGGACCCTCAACGTCATCGACCCCGACGCCGCCGCCACGGGGATGCTCGTTCACCGGCTGATCCGGCTCACGGGGCTGCCCCTGAACAACGACGCCGCCGTGTGCCTCTACGCGGCACTCGTGTGCGACACCGGCCGCTTCCAGTACGAGGCCACGACGGCCGAGACGTTCGAGGTCGCCCGCGACCTCATGGGCTTCGACATCCCGGTGTCGCGTCTGAGCCGAACCCTGTTCGAAGAGCACCGCATGGCGTACCTGAAGCTCCTCGGCGAAGCCCTGGGACGTGCCGAGCTGGTCGGCGACAAGGACTTCGTGTGGACCAGCGTGAGCCGCGCCGACCGCGAGCGGTTCGGCGTCGAGTTCGACGAGATCGAGGGCCTGATCGACATACTTCGCCGGACCGCCGAGGCTCGGATCACGTGCGTGGTCAAGGAGGGTGACGACGGTGTCCAGCGTGTCAGCCTCCGGGCGATCGGTGATGCCGACGTCCACCGCCTCGCTGTCGCGGAGGGTGGGGGCGGCCACCGCTACGCGGCGGGGTTCTCCACAACCGACGATCCCGAGACGGTCGTCGCCCGGATCCTCCGGGAGCTCTGA
- the rbfA gene encoding 30S ribosome-binding factor RbfA, which produces MSTRRYPRTARVNEVVREALADALERMSDPRLELVTVTGVEVSPDLREAKVFYSALGHSDDAEGTLEALRSAAPALRSSLGRDVQMKYLPRLDFLEDPAIEAGQRIEDIIRSLHEDEAGPR; this is translated from the coding sequence GTGAGCACACGTCGCTACCCGCGTACCGCGCGGGTCAACGAAGTCGTGCGCGAGGCGCTGGCCGACGCGCTCGAGCGGATGTCCGACCCCCGCCTCGAGCTGGTCACCGTCACGGGCGTCGAGGTGAGCCCCGACCTGCGTGAGGCCAAGGTCTTCTACTCGGCGCTGGGTCATTCCGATGATGCCGAAGGCACGCTCGAGGCGCTGCGCTCGGCCGCCCCGGCTCTACGGTCGTCCCTCGGACGCGACGTCCAAATGAAGTACCTGCCCCGGCTCGACTTCCTCGAGGACCCGGCCATCGAGGCCGGCCAGAGGATCGAGGACATCATCCGGAGCCTCCACGAGGACGAGGCGGGGCCGCGATGA
- the infB gene encoding translation initiation factor IF-2, which produces MATKKIRVYELARELGVENKVVLELSEELRIGVKSHSSSIEEPQADRVRRLADSKGLRREPEEEPTPKKAPAKKKVTSKKKAPATKKAPAKKAPAVKKPEPELEAAPTETGRKVRSTPDAGDKVAAARGEVTPETRRTAERSTESARPAARAGDTPPSVPDVGDKPEEPARPLSPSGKPIPPPPGQRRSAPPSGRRATPPPSGGGRGGGAGPRTGGAGRPGAGGRGPGGGPGGPGGGPGGGRGGPGGGRGRPGQNFRPRKKKRKRRRVAEEELQPEQHAFTPTDVPVPEGEIVVERGTTIQELAPRLNRTAADLVRLLFDAGEMVTGTQSLADEMVELIADELGATVLLVEPGAEEELELAAMFGDAEDDDEPDESALEVRPPIITVLGHVDHGKTTLLDKIREADVVSGEAGGITQHIGAYQVERDGRPITFIDTPGHEAFTAMRARGAEVTDIVVLVVAADDGVMPQTVEAINHAKAAEVPIVVAVTKADRDDADPQRVRQQLAEHELVPEEWGGDTIVNDVSGVTGDGIDQLLDSLLLVAEVEDLKADPTVPARAVVLESHLDQGRGPVATAVVGRGTLRRGDQIVAGPAWGKVRALFDDHSERLDEAGPSVPVEVLGLDDTPLAGDELRVAPDDKTARTVAEARGRRRRAEDLRHPAILSGGARLEDIFAMVQRGEVATLNLLLKADMQGSLEALTDSLRKLDKDHEEVRLSFVHRGVGGITESDINLAAVSTATVIGFNVRPDRSARDLAEHEGVDIRTYEVIYKVLEEVEQALVGMLAPEFEEVVTGEAEVREIFGIPRVGKVAGCMVTNGVITRGSGVRFLRDGTIIWKGKVASLKRFKDDVREVQAGFECGIGLENFQDLEPGDVIETYEEREVART; this is translated from the coding sequence TTGGCGACGAAGAAGATCCGCGTCTACGAGCTGGCACGCGAGCTCGGCGTCGAGAACAAGGTGGTTCTCGAGCTCTCCGAGGAGCTCCGCATCGGCGTGAAGAGCCACTCGTCGAGCATCGAAGAGCCCCAGGCCGACCGCGTGCGCCGACTCGCCGACTCGAAGGGGCTCCGCCGCGAGCCCGAGGAGGAGCCGACGCCGAAGAAAGCGCCGGCCAAGAAGAAGGTCACGTCGAAGAAGAAGGCTCCCGCCACGAAGAAGGCCCCGGCCAAGAAGGCTCCGGCGGTGAAGAAGCCCGAGCCGGAGCTCGAGGCTGCGCCGACGGAGACGGGTCGCAAGGTCCGTTCCACACCCGACGCAGGCGACAAGGTGGCCGCAGCCCGCGGCGAGGTCACGCCGGAGACTCGACGTACCGCCGAGCGCAGCACCGAGAGCGCGCGTCCCGCAGCACGTGCCGGCGATACACCGCCGAGCGTTCCCGACGTGGGCGACAAGCCCGAGGAGCCTGCCCGGCCCCTCAGCCCCTCGGGCAAGCCGATCCCCCCACCGCCCGGCCAGCGCCGTTCTGCGCCCCCCTCCGGGCGGCGTGCCACACCTCCCCCGAGTGGCGGCGGGCGTGGCGGCGGAGCAGGCCCCCGTACCGGCGGCGCCGGTCGCCCCGGTGCTGGTGGTCGGGGCCCCGGCGGCGGGCCCGGAGGCCCCGGTGGCGGCCCCGGTGGTGGTCGGGGCGGTCCCGGAGGAGGCCGTGGGCGCCCGGGGCAGAACTTTCGCCCGCGCAAGAAGAAGCGCAAGCGCCGCCGCGTCGCCGAAGAGGAGCTCCAACCCGAACAGCACGCGTTCACACCGACCGACGTCCCGGTTCCCGAGGGGGAGATCGTCGTGGAGCGCGGCACGACGATCCAGGAGCTCGCCCCGCGTCTCAACCGAACCGCCGCCGACCTCGTGCGGCTGCTCTTCGACGCGGGCGAGATGGTCACCGGGACGCAGTCGCTCGCTGATGAGATGGTGGAGCTCATCGCCGACGAGCTCGGTGCCACGGTCCTGCTCGTCGAGCCCGGCGCCGAGGAGGAGCTCGAGCTTGCGGCGATGTTCGGCGACGCCGAGGACGACGACGAGCCCGACGAATCCGCCCTGGAGGTGCGCCCGCCGATCATCACGGTGCTCGGCCACGTCGACCACGGGAAGACCACTCTGCTCGACAAGATCCGCGAGGCGGACGTCGTCTCGGGCGAGGCAGGAGGGATCACCCAGCACATCGGTGCCTACCAGGTGGAACGCGACGGCCGGCCCATCACCTTCATCGACACCCCGGGCCACGAGGCCTTCACGGCGATGCGCGCGCGGGGTGCCGAGGTCACCGACATCGTCGTCCTCGTCGTGGCCGCCGATGACGGCGTGATGCCCCAGACCGTCGAGGCGATCAATCACGCCAAGGCTGCCGAGGTGCCGATCGTCGTGGCGGTCACCAAGGCGGACCGCGACGACGCCGATCCGCAGCGGGTGCGCCAGCAGCTCGCCGAGCACGAGTTGGTCCCCGAGGAGTGGGGCGGCGACACGATCGTGAACGACGTCTCGGGCGTCACCGGCGACGGTATCGACCAGCTGCTCGACTCCCTGCTCCTCGTGGCCGAGGTCGAGGACCTCAAGGCCGACCCCACGGTGCCCGCCCGCGCCGTCGTTCTCGAATCGCACCTCGACCAGGGCCGTGGTCCCGTTGCCACGGCCGTCGTCGGACGCGGCACGTTGCGGCGTGGCGATCAGATCGTTGCGGGTCCCGCCTGGGGCAAGGTCCGGGCGCTGTTCGACGACCACTCCGAGCGTCTCGACGAGGCAGGACCGTCGGTCCCCGTCGAGGTCCTGGGACTCGACGACACACCGCTCGCCGGCGATGAGCTGCGCGTCGCACCCGACGACAAGACAGCACGCACCGTCGCGGAGGCACGTGGCCGACGCCGCCGCGCCGAGGACCTGCGGCACCCCGCGATCCTCTCGGGAGGCGCGCGCCTCGAAGACATCTTCGCGATGGTGCAGCGTGGCGAGGTCGCCACGCTCAACCTGCTCCTCAAGGCCGACATGCAGGGCTCCCTCGAGGCACTCACCGACTCACTCCGGAAGCTCGACAAGGATCACGAGGAGGTGCGCCTGTCCTTCGTGCACCGCGGCGTCGGCGGGATCACCGAGTCCGACATCAACCTGGCGGCGGTCTCCACCGCCACCGTGATCGGCTTCAACGTCCGACCCGACCGCAGTGCGCGCGACCTGGCCGAGCACGAAGGCGTTGACATCCGGACCTACGAGGTCATCTACAAGGTCCTCGAAGAGGTCGAGCAGGCGCTCGTCGGCATGCTCGCACCCGAGTTCGAGGAGGTCGTCACCGGTGAGGCCGAGGTCCGGGAGATCTTCGGCATCCCCAGGGTGGGAAAGGTGGCCGGCTGCATGGTCACCAACGGTGTGATCACCCGCGGATCCGGAGTCCGGTTCCTGCGTGACGGCACGATCATCTGGAAGGGCAAGGTCGCCTCCCTCAAGCGGTTCAAGGACGACGTGCGTGAGGTGCAGGCGGGCTTCGAGTGCGGTATCGGGCTCGAGAACTTCCAGGACCTCGAGCCCGGTGACGTCATCGAGACCTACGAGGAACGCGAGGTAGCGCGTACCTGA
- the nusA gene encoding transcription termination factor NusA encodes MNTEMMEALHNIERERGISVEVLLEGLANALVTAYKRMPDAAEEALVEIDVETGEIGVVAQELDEDGNVVREWDDTPDDFGRIAAQTAKQVILQTIREAEREMKFEEYSGREGDIVTGIIQQTDQRYTLLDLGRVEALLPQAEQVQNERYDHGSRLKAYIVEVRKTAKGPQIVVSRTHPGLIKRLFELEVPEIVDGVVDIKAIAREPGHRTKISVASNDPNVDPVGACVGARGSRVRMVVNEVRGEKVDIVPFSDDPQDFVMKALQPAKVREVRVDEATGNATVIVPDFQLSLAIGKEGQNVRLAGRLTGWRVDIKSETQLAEEEAGVSEYAEGEWVKGPAGEDLWQPADGSDPIPAEQLGFEPSGEEKE; translated from the coding sequence GTGAACACGGAAATGATGGAGGCGCTCCACAACATCGAGCGCGAGCGGGGGATCAGCGTCGAGGTGCTCCTCGAAGGGCTCGCCAACGCGCTCGTCACCGCCTACAAGCGGATGCCCGATGCCGCCGAGGAGGCGCTCGTCGAGATCGACGTCGAGACGGGCGAGATCGGTGTCGTCGCACAGGAGCTCGACGAGGACGGCAACGTCGTGCGCGAGTGGGACGACACGCCCGACGACTTCGGACGGATCGCCGCCCAGACAGCCAAGCAGGTGATCCTCCAGACCATCCGCGAGGCCGAGCGCGAGATGAAGTTCGAGGAGTACTCGGGCCGGGAAGGCGACATCGTCACCGGGATCATCCAGCAGACCGACCAGCGCTACACCCTGCTCGACCTCGGCCGCGTCGAGGCCCTGCTCCCGCAGGCCGAACAGGTCCAGAACGAGCGCTACGACCACGGCAGCAGGCTCAAGGCCTACATCGTGGAGGTCCGCAAGACCGCCAAGGGCCCCCAGATCGTCGTGTCGCGCACGCACCCCGGGCTGATCAAGCGGCTGTTCGAGCTGGAGGTTCCCGAGATCGTCGACGGTGTCGTCGACATCAAGGCCATCGCCCGCGAGCCGGGTCACCGCACGAAGATCTCCGTGGCGTCCAACGACCCGAACGTCGACCCGGTCGGGGCGTGCGTGGGCGCCCGGGGCTCACGGGTTCGGATGGTCGTGAACGAGGTCCGTGGCGAGAAGGTCGACATCGTCCCGTTCAGCGACGACCCGCAGGACTTCGTGATGAAGGCCCTCCAGCCCGCCAAGGTCCGCGAGGTGCGCGTCGACGAGGCAACCGGGAACGCAACTGTCATCGTGCCCGACTTCCAGCTGTCGCTGGCGATCGGCAAGGAGGGCCAGAACGTCCGGTTGGCGGGTCGGCTCACGGGTTGGCGCGTCGACATCAAGAGCGAGACCCAGCTGGCCGAGGAGGAGGCCGGCGTCAGTGAGTACGCCGAGGGGGAGTGGGTCAAGGGCCCCGCCGGCGAGGACCTCTGGCAGCCTGCCGACGGCAGCGATCCGATCCCGGCCGAGCAGCTCGGCTTCGAGCCGTCGGGTGAAGAAAAGGAGTAG
- the rimP gene encoding ribosome maturation factor RimP: MTAAMADQAHRISGLVADVLAGADPALSLYDTEITGTGGTATLRVLVDREGGVDLDALTDATRALEAAFAEDVDLRSRYALEVSSPGLERPLRTPGHFRAAVGSAVSVKTFAPLDGTRRFDGTLAGADDDGCTLETEGTTRHLAYDAIAKAQTTFEWESGDKQKAARS; the protein is encoded by the coding sequence GTGACGGCAGCGATGGCGGACCAGGCACACAGGATCAGCGGTCTCGTGGCCGACGTCCTGGCCGGCGCCGACCCGGCGCTGTCCCTCTACGACACGGAGATCACGGGTACGGGCGGAACCGCCACGCTGCGGGTCCTCGTCGACCGTGAGGGGGGCGTCGACCTGGATGCCCTCACGGACGCAACGAGGGCCCTGGAGGCGGCCTTCGCGGAGGACGTCGACCTGCGGAGCCGCTACGCGCTCGAGGTGAGCAGCCCCGGTCTCGAACGACCGCTCCGGACCCCCGGGCACTTCAGGGCGGCCGTCGGCTCCGCGGTCAGCGTCAAGACCTTCGCTCCCCTCGACGGCACCCGACGCTTCGACGGCACCCTCGCGGGAGCCGACGACGACGGCTGCACGCTCGAGACCGAGGGCACGACCCGGCACCTGGCGTACGACGCCATCGCCAAGGCGCAGACCACCTTCGAGTGGGAGAGCGGCGACAAGCAGAAGGCGGCGCGATCGTGA
- the ligD gene encoding non-homologous end-joining DNA ligase, which translates to MAGNATVVEASGRRVRLSNPDKVFFPATGATKLDLARYYLTVGEGALRGVLDRPTVLKRYPDGAGTKPFFQKRVPANRPDWLRTVRVAFPSGRTADELCPADVAHIVWAVNLGCLDLNPWAVRASDVDRPDELRVDLDPQPGVTFDTVRRVALCVHEVLGEHGIVGYPKTSGSRGVHVNVRISPRWDFLAVRRAALALGREVGRRMPEEATTHWWKEERGERVFFDYNQNARDRTVASAYSVRDTPDGRVSAPLTWDEVADVEPEELTMATVPGRYRRLGDLTAGIDDAAYSLTELLELAARDERDGLGDEPWPPNFPKMPGEPTRVQPSRARRAPESG; encoded by the coding sequence GTGGCCGGCAACGCAACCGTCGTGGAGGCGTCGGGGCGCCGGGTGCGGCTCTCCAACCCCGACAAGGTCTTCTTCCCCGCCACGGGGGCCACCAAGCTCGACCTCGCCCGCTACTACCTCACCGTCGGCGAAGGGGCGCTGCGTGGGGTGCTCGACCGGCCCACGGTGCTCAAGCGCTACCCCGACGGCGCCGGGACGAAGCCGTTCTTCCAGAAGCGCGTGCCCGCCAACCGCCCCGACTGGCTACGGACGGTGCGGGTGGCGTTCCCGTCGGGGCGCACCGCCGACGAGCTGTGCCCCGCCGACGTGGCCCACATCGTCTGGGCCGTGAACCTGGGCTGCCTCGACCTCAATCCGTGGGCGGTCCGGGCCTCGGACGTTGACCGACCCGACGAGCTCCGCGTCGACCTCGACCCTCAGCCCGGTGTCACCTTCGACACGGTCCGCCGTGTGGCCCTGTGCGTGCACGAGGTGCTCGGCGAGCACGGCATCGTCGGCTATCCCAAGACGTCGGGCTCCCGTGGTGTTCACGTCAACGTACGGATCTCGCCGCGATGGGACTTCCTCGCGGTACGTCGCGCTGCGCTGGCACTCGGCCGCGAGGTCGGTCGTCGCATGCCCGAGGAGGCGACCACGCACTGGTGGAAGGAGGAGCGCGGCGAGCGTGTCTTCTTCGACTACAACCAGAACGCCCGCGACCGCACGGTCGCGTCGGCCTACTCGGTGCGGGACACGCCCGACGGCCGTGTCTCGGCGCCGCTCACCTGGGACGAGGTCGCCGACGTCGAGCCGGAGGAGCTGACGATGGCGACGGTGCCCGGTCGCTACCGGCGCCTCGGCGACCTGACCGCCGGCATTGACGACGCCGCCTACTCCCTGACCGAGCTCCTGGAGCTCGCCGCCCGGGACGAACGTGACGGCCTCGGTGACGAGCCGTGGCCGCCCAACTTCCCGAAGATGCCCGGTGAGCCGACCCGTGTGCAGCCGAGCCGGGCCCGACGGGCACCGGAATCGGGTTAG
- a CDS encoding ATP-dependent DNA ligase, whose product MGLPVRPPVDPMLAKPARSMPDGDGWLFEPKWDGFRCLVFRDGDGLELQSRNGRSLVRYFPEMVAPLCEQLPTRCVLDGELVIAVDGALDFDRLSLRIHPAGSRVEILSQAMPASYVAFDLLALDDTDLMGEPFERRRARLHEVLASRRPPLFLTPATTETAVAGDWFTRFEGAGLDGVVAKRLDGPYLPGTRDMLKLKHERTADCVVGGYRLHKDGKGVGSLLLGLFDDDGALHHVGVASSMKATLRASLLDDLRPFEPDALADHPWSDWATGEGTGTRMPGAPSRWNASKDLSWNPVRPERVAEVAYEHLQGDRFRHNARFRRWRDDRDPGSCTYAQLEVAPPVELSEIFSPPG is encoded by the coding sequence GTGGGGCTGCCCGTCCGCCCGCCCGTCGACCCGATGCTCGCCAAGCCGGCACGGTCGATGCCCGACGGCGACGGGTGGCTCTTCGAGCCCAAGTGGGACGGTTTCCGCTGCCTCGTGTTCCGTGACGGCGACGGCCTCGAGCTCCAGAGCCGCAACGGGCGGTCGCTCGTTCGTTACTTCCCGGAGATGGTCGCTCCACTGTGCGAGCAGCTCCCCACGCGGTGTGTTCTCGACGGGGAGCTCGTGATCGCCGTCGATGGCGCCCTCGACTTCGACCGGCTGTCGTTGCGGATCCATCCGGCAGGCTCTCGGGTGGAAATTCTGTCGCAGGCGATGCCGGCCTCCTACGTGGCGTTCGACCTCCTGGCGCTCGATGACACCGACCTCATGGGCGAGCCGTTCGAGCGGCGCCGCGCCCGCCTCCACGAGGTCCTCGCGTCACGGCGCCCACCGCTCTTCCTCACTCCCGCCACCACGGAGACAGCCGTTGCGGGCGACTGGTTCACCCGCTTCGAGGGAGCAGGGCTCGACGGTGTCGTCGCCAAGCGCCTCGACGGCCCCTACCTCCCCGGTACGCGCGACATGCTGAAGCTCAAGCACGAGCGAACAGCCGACTGCGTGGTCGGTGGCTACCGCCTCCACAAGGACGGCAAGGGCGTCGGATCGTTGCTTCTCGGCCTGTTCGACGACGACGGCGCGCTCCATCACGTGGGAGTCGCCTCATCGATGAAGGCGACGCTGCGCGCGTCGCTGCTCGACGACCTGCGCCCGTTCGAACCCGACGCCCTCGCCGACCATCCGTGGAGCGACTGGGCGACAGGGGAAGGCACCGGGACCCGGATGCCCGGTGCTCCCAGCCGGTGGAACGCGTCCAAGGACCTCTCGTGGAACCCTGTGCGACCCGAGCGTGTCGCCGAGGTGGCCTATGAGCACCTCCAGGGCGACCGCTTCCGGCACAATGCGCGCTTCCGGCGCTGGCGCGACGACCGCGACCCGGGAAGTTGCACGTACGCCCAGTTGGAGGTCGCACCGCCCGTGGAGCTGAGCGAGATCTTCTCTCCCCCCGGCTAA
- a CDS encoding proline--tRNA ligase, translated as MRMSRLFAPTLRDDPADAEVDSHRLLVRGGFLRKVAAGLYSWLPLGHRVLRSVEEIVREEMDAAGAQELLLTVVQPLDLWERSGRSADYGPLMFRLRDRKDSPFALAPTAEEVITSTVAADASSYRDLPVNLYQIGWKYRDELRPRFGLLRTREFLMKDAYSFDADVDGLRTTYQQMYDAYHRVFERCGLTFRPVEAQAGEIGGDVNHEFMAVAAVGEDDFVWCRACDYAANVEAARRNADGADAADTTGVAGPEKVHTPDMPGIDAVASHLGVTPDELLKTMAFTVTDDDGRSEVGLALVPGDRDLNEFALAGALAPRTVHLFTDGDFEAHPGLTVGYLGPHADETDLVVADPSVRARAEWISGANEVDHHVRHLAPGRDFTVDAWAEIASVATGDACPRCGEALSVDRGIEVGHTFQLGTKYSEALDARYLDDDGTAHPMVMGCYGIGISRIVAAVVEEHHDDDGMVWPRALAPFEVHLVSLAGKGDTAAVVVDAADRLYEALTGAGLSVLYDDRDARPGVKFADADLLGMPVQLTLGAKGLDRGIVERKVRAGGARDELALDRVLSGAADVLEGTG; from the coding sequence ATGAGGATGTCCCGGCTCTTCGCCCCGACGCTGCGCGACGACCCCGCCGACGCCGAGGTCGACAGCCACCGGCTGCTCGTGCGCGGGGGGTTCCTCCGCAAGGTGGCCGCCGGCCTCTACTCGTGGCTGCCGCTGGGTCACCGGGTGCTGCGCTCGGTCGAGGAGATCGTGCGTGAGGAGATGGATGCCGCCGGCGCCCAGGAGCTCCTCCTGACCGTCGTGCAACCCCTCGACCTCTGGGAGCGCAGCGGGCGCAGCGCCGACTACGGACCGCTGATGTTCCGGCTCCGGGACCGCAAGGACTCCCCGTTCGCCCTGGCACCGACCGCCGAGGAGGTCATCACCTCGACCGTCGCCGCCGACGCCTCGAGCTACCGCGACCTGCCGGTCAACCTCTACCAGATCGGCTGGAAGTACCGAGACGAGCTCCGGCCACGTTTCGGTCTGCTGCGAACCCGCGAGTTCCTCATGAAGGACGCCTACAGCTTCGATGCCGACGTCGACGGCCTGCGCACCACCTACCAGCAGATGTACGACGCCTACCATCGCGTCTTCGAGCGCTGCGGGCTCACCTTCCGGCCGGTCGAGGCGCAGGCGGGGGAGATCGGCGGCGATGTGAACCACGAGTTCATGGCGGTCGCCGCCGTGGGCGAGGACGACTTCGTCTGGTGCCGCGCCTGCGACTACGCCGCCAACGTCGAGGCGGCGCGGCGCAATGCCGATGGTGCCGATGCGGCCGACACCACCGGCGTTGCGGGCCCCGAGAAGGTGCACACGCCCGACATGCCCGGCATCGATGCCGTTGCCTCGCACCTCGGCGTCACCCCGGACGAACTCCTCAAGACGATGGCCTTCACCGTCACCGACGACGACGGCCGTTCAGAGGTGGGGCTGGCGCTCGTCCCGGGCGACCGGGACCTCAACGAGTTCGCCCTGGCCGGGGCACTGGCGCCGCGCACCGTGCACCTGTTCACCGACGGCGACTTCGAGGCCCACCCGGGCTTGACCGTCGGCTACCTGGGCCCGCATGCCGACGAGACCGATCTCGTCGTGGCCGATCCCTCGGTCCGGGCGCGAGCGGAGTGGATCAGCGGGGCCAACGAGGTCGACCACCACGTCCGCCACCTGGCCCCCGGGCGCGACTTCACGGTCGACGCATGGGCCGAGATCGCGTCGGTGGCCACCGGCGACGCCTGTCCACGGTGCGGCGAGGCGTTGTCGGTCGACCGGGGGATCGAGGTCGGGCACACGTTCCAGCTCGGCACAAAGTACTCCGAGGCTCTCGACGCCAGGTATCTCGACGACGACGGCACGGCGCACCCCATGGTCATGGGCTGCTACGGCATCGGCATCTCGCGCATCGTGGCGGCCGTGGTCGAGGAGCACCACGACGACGACGGCATGGTCTGGCCGCGGGCGCTGGCGCCCTTCGAGGTCCACCTCGTGTCGCTCGCCGGGAAGGGTGACACCGCCGCCGTGGTCGTCGACGCGGCCGACCGGCTCTACGAGGCACTCACCGGAGCCGGCCTGTCGGTCCTCTACGACGACCGCGATGCCCGACCGGGTGTGAAGTTCGCCGATGCCGACCTCCTGGGGATGCCGGTCCAGCTGACACTCGGCGCGAAAGGCCTCGACCGGGGGATCGTCGAGAGGAAGGTCCGCGCCGGTGGGGCACGTGACGAGTTGGCTCTCGACCGCGTCCTGTCGGGAGCGGCCGACGTGCTGGAAGGCACCGGCTGA